The Deinococcus hopiensis KR-140 sequence TCTTTAGGCCGTGCGCCTCGCGGTACTCGGCTGGGCTGCGTCCGATGACAGCGCGGGTCACGAGCTTGCTCACGTTCTCGATCAGGCGGTTCTCTGGGGCGTGCCAAACATGCAGCACGTCCATGAGTTCGGCCCGGCCAGCTTTGACGGCGGCTCTCGCAGCCAGCCAAGCGGCATCAGCAGCATTCGTGTTCCTCTGCAACACTTCATCGGCCAACGTGATGTCGCCTTGGCGGTAGCGCTGGATGAGCAACTTCACCCACTTCTTGAAGGGGCGGGCCTGTTCCAGTTCGCTGCCCATGATGAGGCCATAGACCCCGACTTCGGAGATGACTACAACTTCTTGGGTATGGCGGGCGCGGGATGTGATGGCGGTATCTGAGGCCCTGTTTTGGGGCGTCACATGGAGGCGAACAGTCGTCTTTTCGTCGGCATCCACATGAGCGGCCAGGGCGTTGCGGGGCTTCTTGTAACCGAGGGCCTGGGCCACATCACGCCCAACGAACCAGAGTTCACCGTCGCGCTCCACGGTCCTGAGTGGGCTGCCTTCAAAAATCGGGGTTGCCAGTATTGGTAGGTGCATAGACCCTCCCGCCTGAGTCGGCGCAGGTAAGGGGCGCACCCGTGTGTTTCAACGGGTGCTGCCGGTTTACTTACTCAGGCTGCGAGGCGGAAGGGTTGAACTCCCTCCTGAGCGAGCGTCCCCGCCTTGTACTCATCGAGCAACTTCCCGCCGATCTGGCCCAGTTGCTCGCTCAAATCAATGATTCCGGGGCTGGTTCCCCAGATACCGACCCACGCCTCAACCGCCAACCGCACCTGGGCTTCCAACTGGAAATACGCAGTGTCGTAGAGGGCATAACGCTGGGCGCACCGAGGGCAGTAATGCTCAACGTGGCCCTCCCGGTGGTGGTAAATCACGCCATTGGGAGTACCGCAGGAATCGCACTTGCGGTAAAGGGGGGCGGTCGCCGCCTCCCCATTCACGCGACCATCTCCAAGCTCTTGCCGTTGGTGCTCATGAAGCGAACCTGGGCGCTGTGCCGGTAGGTCATGAGGTTCGCCCGGTAACGCCCGCAGGCGTACTCGGTGATGAAGCCCCGGCTGAAAGGGTTCTCCTGGCGTACCCAAACCCGGCCATCTGCCGTCGTGATGGTGTCGGGCGTCGGAACTTTGTCAGTGCTGCTAGCGTACTCTTGCATTGATCCACTTCCTTACAGGGATTCCAAGAAGGCCTTGCTTCCTAGGGCGTTCGCCTTCTTGGTATCCATATATTACCAGCCCTCTGGTAATAGTGCAAGAGGTCTGGTAATATTTCCTTAGGGCCGGAGAGCCCACACTAGGAGGGTGATCGTGCGCTGGAAGGTAAAAGAGTTTTTGGACAGCAACAACAAGACCGCATACGCGCTATGGAAGGCATCAGGGCTGTCACGCACAACTACCTATGCCATCGCACAGGGCGATATGGAGGGCGTGCAATTTGACACCCTGAGCAAGTTAGTGGAGGGATTGGAGAAATTAACAGGTAAGCGTGTGGAGATAGGCGATCTCTTGGAAGTGGTGCGGCCATGACCCAGTTCGTCTATGTGCTGGAAGACAAGAACACGCACCTACTCAAGATCGGAATTTCCCTTGACCCTGAATTTCGCGCCAAGCAGGTTGGTAAAGAATTTGGAACTGATGTGGTGGTGGCTGGCGTATTGAAAGTGGACGATGCCCGCCGCACAGAGCAGTTTCTTCATAGCATGTTCTCCGAGCGCCGAGTGGTTGGGGAATGGTTTGAGTTGACAGAGAAGCAAAAGGGCTATCTGCTGGCCTACTTTATTGACAAGCCTCAAAAGAGAGATGCCCGAGGCACAAAGGCCCCTCCAAAGCGGCGTCCGCCCGCGCTGCCCCGTAGAACGGATTTTGCTCTTCAGAAACTTCAAGGGGGGAGCTGGAGCATCCTTACACCCGATGGAATGGTGGGGAGTGTGCAACTCAAAGAAGGGGGCAACTCTTTGGGCTTGGAGATTAAGAGCAGGGAGCAGATCGAAGCCTTGCGAGGCATCCTTGACGCCCTAGACCTCGAACTCGTCGCCGTCCCCAAAAAAAACGTGTGACCTTACAGGTGTGAGACATCCCTTTACTGGATTGTCGCGCGCTGAGACGCTATTGCCATTGTCCCCCTACAATTACAAAAAGTGGCTCCCGCAATTACTGCGGGAGATTTCTCTAATTCAATAATTATGAAGATCGAGATCTTACGCGAGATTGAGAGCGCATCTGTGCTCTTGCCTGTACGGTAATACTGGCCTGCACCTCTTGATACAGAGAAATTTGTGCATCCTCGTGCTCAAGTGACACGACAAGACCATAGCGTTGTAAATCCTCTTCATAGCCCGGGAATTCTTCTTCGCAACCCACTATCAGATGGATTTTATATTTACCGTCGCTGTGCCTGCATGTTTCCAGCACTTGCGCACGAGTTGTTTCAAAAATATTTGATTGGACGGTTGACCAACTTAGTAGCTCTCCAGTTGGCTTCATATTGAGCAATTGATTACTCCCGAATGCGACACTTCCACTGCCACCTGTAGATCGAATGCTATCTATCTCACTTGGCGTAAGTCCACGACACATCTTCATCCACATTGTACGAGCAACATAAGTCTTACGAGTGTTCCTCACTGGTGGATCGAAGGCGAGAGTAGCTCTTATTTTTCTACGCCCCCTATTACGCACAAAGTTTTCAGGAAGCTCTAGTTCATAAATATGATACTTACCACTCGCAATCAAATCATCAGCCACTAGAAGCACTCTGTTTGTATCCGAAAATAAGGCCTTATCTATAGAGGGCCTACCATAACCAAAAAATCGACGTAACCTTCTCTGCCCTGCCCCTTCTGTTAAACCATTTGTTAGCTTAACTTGTATTTCTTGTGGAATAGAAGCACTATGAACAGTAATTGCACGAACTAAATTGGCAGACGGGATTTTACCCATAGGATGAAATATTCTGCGCAATTGGTGTTCGACTTGAGCACATACATGAGTTACTTGAGGAGCAGCAAAGCTAGTTCCCCAACCGAGAGTCAAAAGTGAGCCAGTTGGAAAGTTGTGGTTGAGAAGGACTTCTGCCAAATTTCGATCGTTATCTTTCCATCTAGCCCAGACGCCGCCAGTGGAAGTAATAGAATAGTTGCCTCCATACGACACCAATTCAGGCTTGACCTGCCTTACAAGGCCAGAGCCTTTATCAAGAACATTGCCAGTTCTCGTAAAGGGAGAGGGCATTTCCGATTCTACTGGAACAATGGGCGAAGGATCTCTTTCAAAAACATTTGGGTGTACAGAGGGCTCATCTCTGCGAGCGATCGAACCAACTGTTAAAACATTTGCTCCAGAAGCTGGATCAGCAATAGCGTGTCTTTCCGAAGTCTGAATTTCCAGTAAATCCCTACCTAGCTCAGTTCGCATAAACGAGGATGGTATTTCTGGAATGGCATTACCCGAAGAAACCACAACAACTATATTGAGCTCTCTAGCTATATCATCCAGCATGAGTGCCCATTCCGACTGCCTTCCTCCTCTATAAACTCGATGATTTTCATTTATCGAAAGATTAAATACTCGACACCCATAAGTATCGTGAAGTGTACGTATTGCATCGGCCATCTGTATACTAGCCCGTTCATCTTCCGCAAAGATGACTCCGCCAGTGCCGTCAGGATTATTTCTCAGCACCTTACCACTTAAGACTCGGACTTTAGGTTCCCACTTCCCCGTAGTTAATCCTTCAGTAAGATCTCCATAAACAACAACTCCGGCAACCTGCGTTCCATGACCATGCAAGTCAGCAGGCGTGCCTTCGCCCGAAGAAAAATCTATCGCATCTACTACAAGTCCGCTGAGGAAAGGATGGCCAGAAACAATACCAGAATCAATTATTGCCGCCAAGGGCATCTCTGTCGTAGATAATTGACTTAAGTCGGGCAATTCAATTGCGTCATCTATTGGCGTGAAACTATCGAAATTGACAGAGGGGGGGAGGTCGATCCATGACACCATATCTAAGGTGAGCAACTCACTAAGAAGATCGCGGTTCCCTTGCACTTTAGCTACTAACAGACTGCCTGCTATTTCTTGAGGACCGCCTGGCACCCGCCCCTCTAATTGCTGCACAATCGTCCTAAAGCTCTGCTTATATTGAGAGATATTCAAGTTTTCACCAGGATGCCAAAGGTCTACATCAAAGAAAAAAGTGTCCTCTCCGATCTGATCGAATTTCTCCCTCAAGCGTGGTCCCATTTTATCTTCGGGGGATAATGATCGCACACTCTGCAAAGCATCAAAAAGATTCGCACGTTGTACAGCAGTCAAGAAGGAGTTCTGTGTATTACCTTGAGCATACAGATTTGCCTCATCTATGAAGTGCTGCTGATCCACTAAACTGGTAAATTGCACAATAAATTTGTAAAGATTTTTCTGAGAACTTCTTATTTTTCTGGAATTGACTCTCTCAATATCCAAACCTTCTACCTGCAGAATAAAACTTTCTTCTATTAGATTAATCAGGCTGCTTCTTTCTGGGTGGCTCAAAACGTATTTTTTATCGCTCGGTATTCCTAAACTTGCACGCTCAGGAGACACAACAAAACCCATGCTGGTGTACGGCCCACGGCTCCATTCTTCTAAAAAGGCATGAGCATAATCCGAATTAGAAAAATGGAGGCTAATTTCATAACGAGCCCCCATATCAGCTTCTTCTGTATTACTTTCAGACACAATAAATGCTTGGAATTTATCCTCTAACTGCTGACGCTCATCTATCCCCAAAAAACTCATCTCAAGAACTAAAAGATTTGTCACCTCTACTTGAGAAGGCCTAATCCTAGTCGGTCTTTCAACTGCTGCATGCATCTGCATCGCAATAGCGCCTTGGTGCTCTCTCTGGTTCGACCTAAGTGGAGGAGATGCACCAAACGCCGGGCGTTCGGGTCTTCGAGTTTCGCTTTCTTTGAGGCGCTGTAAGATGAGATGATCAAGTTGTTCTGGCACAGTTATTCCTCGTCAACAGTAGGAGAAGTCGTGCTGTGACGAAAATTTAGAATTTTCTGGCGATCGCGCTGCTTAGCAACGGCACGAATTAAGTCTTGTTCCTCAACGTACATCCCACCGGCTAGCACTGTCCGCTTGATTGCATCAAGACAAATGCGCTCAACGTCAGCATGGCTAAATCCAACAAGCTCCCTGCTTATACTTGGAAGAATGTTTGTCTTCTTCAAATTTCTTTTGAGTAGGCGAGTGAGTAAGCGAAGAATTGTTTCTTCATCTGGCTTTTCAAAACGAAATACCTCATCAAAACGACGCCATAGAGCAGGGTCAAGCGCCTGCTCGAAATTTGTCGCCGCTATTACAAGGGATCTACCTTCAAATCTGTCTAGCATCTGCAAAAAAGCATTTACGACTCGCTTCAACTCTCCGTGCTCAGTACTATCATCACGAGAACGGCCTATAGCATCAAATTCATCAAAAAATACGACCCATTGACCACGTGTCACATATTCAAAAACGCGCGACAAATTCGAGGCCGTTTCACCCAATAAACTGGACACCAAACCATCAAACCGGACATATAGCATAGGAAGACCCAATTCGCTTGCTATAGCCTCGGCAGTAATAGTTTTACCGCACCCTGGTGGTCCACAAAAAAGCAATTTTTGCGCAGGCTTCAAGCTATACATTTCTAATATTTCCCACTGCTTGAATTCATTCATCACGTCCCAAAGAGCTTGTTCCTGCCCCTTAGTAGTAAACAGATCCTCCATTCGCTTTTGCGGAGTCTTTATGTCAAAAAGAGGTAGGCCCTTTTCGGGATCTCGAGGTACGGGCTGTAGGCTAGCAAGGGGAAAATCAGGTCGCGTAGTTGATGCTCCGTTCAATAGCCGTGTCAGCTCATTAGCCAAGACAACATGCTGTTTTTTACGTTCATCAAGAATAACGTCTTGAGCTGCCTCCATGAACGCGTCATGCTGTCCGGTGGCATAGCTTTTGAACATCTTCTTGATCAAATCTGCTCTAGCCATCGCACCCTCTCGAGGAATCCCGATTTACGACTCCCTAATAATCGCTAGAGGCGAAAAAGAGAGCCTGATTTAGTTGATAACAGAATAACATAGTTATATGATACCGGATTGTGCGCCCCCTACAAAGAAAAAGCACGGTGTATGACCGTGCTTCGTCAAGTTGTCCCCTGCACTTTCTGACCTTAACCAGTCTAAAGATAAGCAGGCTGGAGGGCGACTGGAAACCATGCCTTAGCGTCAGGTCTAGCGTGGTGAGACAGCAAAAAGCCCCCTATCCGAGGGCTGCCCTCCGACTTCACCCGGTCGGCTCGATTGTGGGATGGAGTTAGTGTACCTACGACACTCAGGAGGAACATCCGCCAAATGGATGAGCCCCCAACAAAAAATCGCCCTCCTGGGGCGTATCAACACTTTCTGGACTGTACGGTTAGTCTACTCAGTTCCCACCTTTTCTGCCACCCTCCCCTGTTGGTCGGCTCTGGCTCTTGCCAGTGGCGCTTCTGCGTGCCCGTCGCCTAACCGCACGGCCAGGGTCAGCACCGCGACAGCATAAGCGGCGTGCCGAGCCATATCTGGTTGCCAGCGTCCGCACTCCCGCAAGAGGGTCACTGGAGTCCGGTAAGTTCCTCGCAGCCGGTCCAAAAGTTGCCCTATGGCTCGGTGGTCAGGTACTCCGCTGCCCAGCAGCTCTTTGATCACCGTCGCTACCTCATGCTCCGTACAGTCACCAATAGGCGTCTGTAGGTAAGTGGCCGTGATCGGGCCGCCCATGCCGAGCGTTAGGAAGTCCAGGTCGTCCGGTTGATACCGCCCGTCACCAGGACTGGGAAGCTGCACGGTCCGCACCTTCCATGCCCGAATAGCTTGATACCAGCATTCGGCGTAAGCCCTCGCTTCCTTGGCCTCCCTCCGCCTTCCAGTGAGCTTCTGGACGGTCTGGCGAGCACGGGTGACGCCAAGAGGGCGGATAGGGGTGATTGGTAGCATGTATCCTCCGGAAGCAGGAGTAGGGCTTGTCCGCCTCTCTAAGTACGTCCCTGACGAACACGAGAAGGCGTAGTGACAGTACTTCCGCATTCCCCATCTCTCCCTAGGAAGGCCATGATGCACATACTCTCAATGGGACTCATTCTTCTTGTTGCCCTTATTCACGTTTACATCGTGATCTTAGAGATGTTTCTTTGGACGCATCCTCGCGGACGTGCAGCCTTCGGTACCACAGCTGAAGAGGCCCAGACCACGAGGGTGCTGGCTGCAAATCAGGGAGTCTATAACGGCTTCTTGGTCGCTGGACTCCTCTGGTCATTGCTGGCACCAGCAGCGTTGGCTCCTCCATTAAAAATATTCTTCCTGATGTGCGTGATTATTGCCGGGCTGTACGGCACTGCAACTGTTTCCAGGCGTATTCTTTTCGTTCAAGTCATCCCAGCAGTACTGGCTCTTCTTGCCGTTCTTCTCAGTCGCTAGCCTCCGAGACGAAATAGACAGCACATCCACCAGAGTTTCCATCGGCTTGATCATGTCCTCAACGAGCAGGACAAGGCGTCCTGGCCCAGGGAATAAGCGAGTTGCAGAACGGCAATTTTGCCAAAACGCACCTCTCCTTCCCCCAAAACTTCACCCCCGCCTCCGAGCGGAGTTTTTACGCCAAGCAGGTTTACCAGCAGGCTTGCGAGAGCATTCTCGACTCCTTACACTTCAGGCGAGCGTTGCGTTCCGATATCCGGCTGCTTGAGACATCGTGACACTGCGCCAGGAGTTGCTCGAATGAGCGTTCAATTCAACCACGCCATCATCGCCGCCCACGACCGGCACGCATCCGCGTCCTTCTTCGCGCAGCTATTCGGGTTGTCTGAACCCACCTTTTGGGGGCCGTTTGCCAGCGTCACGCTTGAAGAAGGCGTACATCTCCAATTCGCGGAGCCAGGGATACCAGAGATTCAGATGCAGCACTTCGCCTTCCTGGTTGATGACCCCACTTTTGACCAGATTTACGAACGGATGCAGTTGAGTGGGTTGGAGCACTGGGCCGATCCGCAAGGCACTCTTCCTGGACAGATCAACACACACCATGGCGGGCGTGGTGTCTACTTCAAAGATCCCGCTGGGCATGGTTTTGAGATCATCACGCGTCCCTACGGTTCGTCTGTCTGAACTGACATAAGCACCTCCCCTTCCAAAACTTCACCTCCGCCTTTCGAGCGGGGGCATTCAATGTCTCAAACTATTGAATATACATTCTAATCGCAAAGTAGGCGAGCACGGAGAATACCGCCACAACGGCAACATATATTAGGCGAAATAGAAGGCTCATCCTTTCCCAACTATTAAACCCAGAGATAAAGAAACCTGACGCAAGGCTAAACGCAAGCAACCCTATCCCCAATTGTGTTAAGAGAAGAATTTTCGGTATTAAAGCGCCCATGAGGATAAAAAATAGTCCCACGTAAAGAAGTAACTGAACAGCTTTTTCCAATTTCACTCTGCGCCTCCAACAGTTCTCATCGAGAGATACGCCAGTCAGTTGCACAAAGTTCCCCATGTTCCTCCCCCCAATGACAAACCCCCGCCTTCCGAGCGGGGGCTTTTGCTGGCGGTGCGCGTGAGGCCTGAGGGCAGAGGTTCCTCCCTGGAATGACAAACCCCCGCCTTGAGGGTGTGGCCATGTCTGTCGCACTATCTCCAATGACAAATTCTCGCCAGGCGGAGGAGCTCACTTACAATAAGCAATGCCACATAAACGTAGGTCGCCAATCTTATTCTTCTATTTGGCTTATTAGTTCTTCGACAAGCTCGTAAACTTTTGTAAGAGGATTAGATCCCGAAGGAGTTGAGCCGTTAGCGATATGATAGACCTCCAGCTTCTTAGCGTTTTTTATAGCTGTCTTCTGTTCAGGAAGTAGAAATTTGTACATTCCTTGTCTGTTTTTTTCATAGCTACCTTCAACCCTAGAAGTTAAATCTCGATATATGCTCTCTCTAGGCAAATGGGCTGTCGTGTATCTGAAGTGGAGAAGATACCAAAGTTCAAAACATTCATTTGACCATGCCAGTCTAAATCCGTGGGAGTTAGCTTTATTAATAGCATTATCAAAGTTGTCAGCAGGAAAATCGTCCTTATCAAAAACACACCATATTTGGTCAAAATTAATGCCAGATGATTTAACGATTTTTGCTGCCTCCGCAATTAAGCTAATGGTATTGCAACCCGTGCCGCACACCTCAACACTTATTGCCAACTTGTGCTCTCTTCGCATCTCCATAAAGTAGTTCGGTTCAGTTTTTACTCCTTCGCAAACAATTAAATAAGTCTTTTTTATTTTTCTGGAAGGTCTTTTTTTTCCTATTTCACGAGCAGCCTTCCTCCCCTTAGTCATTTTTTATAGCCTTCTTTGTAGTATTAAAATCAAACGCACCTAGATACGGAATGGCCCCGTATCTACCTGATATATAATCCTTTTCGAAGGAAGCATCATTTCTTATCTTCTTACCATCACCCTCGTAATCAGCCAGAGAGTATATTTCAGTCGATCCAATTTTATCCTTCTCGGCAAACCATATTTGATCTCTTCTAAGGATTTTAGAATCAAGCAGACTGGTATCGTGTGTAATGAAAACAAGTTGAGCGCCATTTGGGTTTCTCTCCTGGGAGTTAAACATTTTAATTAATGATTTTGTTATAAGTGGATGAAGCTGCGAATCTACTTCATCTACAAATAGAATTCCTCCGCTTTTTAATGCCGCTATTAATAATCCAGAAAGTGCAAATATCTTCTGGGTACCACTTGACTCATTCTTCTCCAAGTCAAAGCTTTCAGTCCCTACTACTTCTCCTTCATCATTATACTTATGGTGTATTGTAATAATCTTTCTATTGGATGCCATTCGAAATTGCTTAACACTTGTTTCCTCTTCATCACCTTCTTCCTCATCTACATCATTCCATTTCTCTCCCAAGGCGAAGTCTTCTATGTGTAAGTCAGCTGCCCTGAGGACATCTTGTATTTCATCTTTCATCATTCCTTGTTCTAGAAATCTAACACTTAATCCTCTAATAGCTTTGTCAGAACCCCTGAGAAAGAATAATCGACGAAAAAACTGAAGCACGTTCTTAGGTATCTCTGCATTAAACTGCGCCGCGATTGGCAAAAAGAGTGCGTTATTCCTAACAAACCTTTTAATCTGATTGGCATCGTAAAAATCAGTTCCATGAGAGATGCTGCCCGAATCTCGATAGAAAATTTTTCTCTCATGATTTTTAGGGGTCCAATACAACCACTCTTCCATCACTTCTTTATCGTTAACTTCAAATCCATATCTATATTTAATATCATCTATTATGAATATAAGTTCAAATAAACTTGTCTCTTTTCGACCAGTTTCGTCCAACATAAAGGGTTCAACCTTAATAGGGTCGCCTATTTGCGATCTGGTTGAATCAAACGTAATAAGCTTGCCCATAAATTCCAATGCTTTGAATATGTTACTCTTGCCGCTAGCATTAGCACCATATATAGCAATTGACTTTAAAATTTTTATTTTTCCAAGATCAACTACATTATTAACATCAATTCTAGGATCCCTTGATTTTATCTTTGAAGCAACAAAATCTAAGGTGGCCAACCCTCTGATTGATCGAAAATTTCTCACACTGAACTGAATAACCATGGTCACACCTCCGAAATTTGAGATTTTTTCTCAAATCCACCCTAACACAGGTCGCCTCCTAAGGGACGACCCTGCTTGGGTAGGCATGATGGTTGATAGGCCCGACCGATCTTGCTTACTAGCCACTATGAGCCCGTGCCCAGCGGTCCAGCCATCGTCACGATGCGTTCGTAGTAGGGCACCATGGTCAGCCACACCTCCTCCGAGCAGCGCCCGCTCCAGCCACGCGTCGATGGCTCGGGCCACAACAGCGCTCAGAGTAGAACGTGCCAGTTGATCCTTTATCAGATCACCGTACCGCCCGCACGGCCTTCACAAACAACTTGCGTAGCCCGAAAGACCTCACGCCCAGAGCCGCCTCATCAAATCACGCACCTCGACCTGCGTTCGGTACCTCACGAGTTGCAGCGCAGGCCCGATGTACGGCCCAGGCAGCATGTAGGCCTGGCCAGTGCGTCCGAACCGCAACAGTCCTCCAGGAGGCAGGGTCTTGAGGTAGGCGTCCAACTGCTGCTGCGTGAGGGTATATGGGCCGGTGCCGTACTCAACGTCTGAGGCGTAGTCCGCTCGGTCGCCCAGTTCGACGAGCACGGCCCCCATGACGGCGGACCCGTTGCTGTAGATGCTGTTGAACAGGTGGTTGGAGCGCACGTAGACGTGCCCGGGGACCGTGCCGTAGATGTTCAAGTACGCGCCCCGTTGGGCGTGTCTCTCGCCCTCCGCAGCCACCTTCCTCGCTATGGCATCGAGCGCTGTCTGGAGTTGCGCCGCACGACGGGCGAACACAGTCTTCGAGCCCTTCCGAACCAACCGTCCCGTCATACGTCACCTCAAGCAAGCAGGGCCGCCGCCATCTTCTTCGCCACTCCCTTACGCCGTTCAACCTTCTCGACTTCCAGTTCCTGCTCGGGCAGCCCCTCGCTCTTGCGGCGCAGGTTGCGCAAGTAGCGCCGGAAGGGCGTGTCAACGATCTTGTAATCCTGCTTGCTGGTGGGCATGGTGCCCACGACCTCTTGCCCCCAGCTGATCTCGCCCACCATGGCCAGCAATTCAGCCTCCTCGGCCAGGGCACGGTACCGAGCCCGCTCCAGGGCGGCAAGACGAGCGGCAAGGGCGACGTGTGGCGTGGTCATCACCTCGGCGTAGGGCATGTACTCCATGGCCCGGTCGATCAGGCTGAGGGGTGGAGGGGGCGGGGAGGCGTCAGCCTCTCCAGGGCCTCCCGTTGCGCCTCCTGCCGTTGCAACCTCAGCCCAAGCGCTTTTTTTGTCAGTTCACGCAACCCATTCACCGTGTAAATGGCCTCAAGGACCTCAGGGATATCTGGGGCACGAAGACGGTCCGCATCCTCCGGAACGACCAGGCTACGCAGCAGAAGGCGGCGAAGGACCTGGGGGGCAACTCCTACAGGGAAAGGGGAAGCTTGCCCTGTCACAGGCGCATTCAAGGCGTCAATCAACTTCTCAAAATCCGATGCGTTCGCGCCGATCTCCTCAAGGGTCCAGGCGCGGACGGTCACGGTGCTCTTGTCGGTCAGCTCCACAGGCAACGTGTAGGTGTCCATTTAAGGGTCTCGCTTTGGGTTGAAGACGGCCCGCCCCAATCGAGACGGGCCGTGCGGTGAGGTTTAGACGCCGATGAAGTTGCTGAGGCTGACGGCCAGAGCGTTGACGATCTCTTCGGTGCGCCAGGCGGGCACGACGTAGATCACGCCGTCGGGCTTGGCCGTGGTGAAGTCACCAATGGAGGTCGGGGGCGTCCACCCCGTGTTCGCGCCAGCAGTCATCAGGAACTGCAGGCCGTCAAATTCCTGCACCTGCGGCTCACCGTTGCCCTGGATAGAACCGTTGGGGAAGGCACGCACAATGCTGATCGTGTTGTCCGATTCCTCGGTGCTCGCCACGAGGATGAAGGCCCCCTGGGTGATCACCGAGTCATTCGAGAACGCCAGCACGCTGTTCTCAGTCGACGTGCCCATGTCGGTGAACACCACGGTGTTGCTGACGACGGTCGCGCCCTTGGTCGTGCTCCAGGTCGGGGCCGAGGCCCCAGCGGTGCCAGCAGTCGTGACGCGGAAGACGCGACTGTTAGCGGTGACCAGGTCGCCAACCACATACGCCTTGTTGTTCGTGAAGTTGGCCGTGGTGGCAGGCGTGCTGATCGCGCGCTTGCCGACGTGCCACTCGCGAATAGCCACGTCGCCCGCACCGGCAGTCTGGAAGGTCAGGCTGAAGGTGCTCTCGTCGATCACTTCCTTGTAGGTCTTACGCAGGCCTTTGCGGTTGCCCTTGAAGGTGCGCTTTTGCTCGTCGCGGTTGTACTCGACCGACTCAATGAGGTTGAAGTCGGTGAAGAGCTTGTTGTCGCCGGGGCGCACGCCGAAGATTTGCGTGCCCGTCGTGGTGATGTTCGCAGCGTTGAGGGTGTCAGGGTTCCGGATTTTTGCACTATCCATGCTGTTACCTCGGGTGCGCGGAGCGCAGGTTGTAGGTGGTGACGGCCCGCGCGGAGCCATCTGTGGAATTGGCGATGAAAGGAGGTGTGACGACCTGGCGCCGTTTCCCGGTGCGAGGCGTGGTGCCAATCAAGGACCGGACACGCTCGGCAAGGCCCAGGGCAAGAGCGTCAGTAGGCGCGATGGTGTCAACCTGGAGGGTTTGCGTGTCAGACCAGCCGTTGATGGTGAACCCCGGCCCAGGGTTGTAGAGCTGCACGTAGCCCTGTGGGTGCTGCGTGAGGTACACACTCAGGCCACCCGACTGCCCCGGCTTGCGGCCAGCCAGTGGCTCTTGCTGCTGCTCAGGCCGCAGGACAGGGATGCTGCTGCCCAGGGCTGCCGTCAATCGGCTGTGGAGATCGTCGACGATGCCGGACATCAGAGGCTCCAGGTGCAGCAGCCGATGCTCTCGCCACTCGTGGCATCCAACTGCCCCCAGAACAGCAAGGTCAGCCGGCCGCCGTCGTGCGGAATGATTGCCCCCTCGCCCGGCGCCTCATCCTCCGGACTGACGGTCAGGAAGCGGACGTCCTGCCCAGCAAGATCCGGAAAGCGCTGGACCACCGCGGCATACGCTCGGCCACGTGGGTCAGCGGCCCAGACGTTCCCCCAGAACGGCACCCCTGGGGAGGGCGTCAGGCGGTACGGGTAGAAGAACCAAGCCTCGCCGCCCAGCGCCTCCTGAAAGCTGTCCTGCGTGGCCTG is a genomic window containing:
- a CDS encoding VOC family protein — encoded protein: MSVQFNHAIIAAHDRHASASFFAQLFGLSEPTFWGPFASVTLEEGVHLQFAEPGIPEIQMQHFAFLVDDPTFDQIYERMQLSGLEHWADPQGTLPGQINTHHGGRGVYFKDPAGHGFEIITRPYGSSV
- a CDS encoding RloB family protein, which translates into the protein MTKGRKAAREIGKKRPSRKIKKTYLIVCEGVKTEPNYFMEMRREHKLAISVEVCGTGCNTISLIAEAAKIVKSSGINFDQIWCVFDKDDFPADNFDNAINKANSHGFRLAWSNECFELWYLLHFRYTTAHLPRESIYRDLTSRVEGSYEKNRQGMYKFLLPEQKTAIKNAKKLEVYHIANGSTPSGSNPLTKVYELVEELISQIEE
- a CDS encoding AAA family ATPase, producing the protein MVIQFSVRNFRSIRGLATLDFVASKIKSRDPRIDVNNVVDLGKIKILKSIAIYGANASGKSNIFKALEFMGKLITFDSTRSQIGDPIKVEPFMLDETGRKETSLFELIFIIDDIKYRYGFEVNDKEVMEEWLYWTPKNHERKIFYRDSGSISHGTDFYDANQIKRFVRNNALFLPIAAQFNAEIPKNVLQFFRRLFFLRGSDKAIRGLSVRFLEQGMMKDEIQDVLRAADLHIEDFALGEKWNDVDEEEGDEEETSVKQFRMASNRKIITIHHKYNDEGEVVGTESFDLEKNESSGTQKIFALSGLLIAALKSGGILFVDEVDSQLHPLITKSLIKMFNSQERNPNGAQLVFITHDTSLLDSKILRRDQIWFAEKDKIGSTEIYSLADYEGDGKKIRNDASFEKDYISGRYGAIPYLGAFDFNTTKKAIKND